In Papaver somniferum cultivar HN1 chromosome 1, ASM357369v1, whole genome shotgun sequence, a genomic segment contains:
- the LOC113311740 gene encoding glucan 1,3-beta-glucosidase A-like — MCLVFTQLFIMESVSCKWLLLWFLYLSWAHSALALDELNGAVVKGVNLGGWLVLEGFITRSLFEGIPNREMLDGTKVQFRSLSLNKYVSAQKGGDSGIVTVDIDKADTWETFRLWRLSERDFQLRTLHGQFLSCDGEGATVLAKSVSPDSKETFSIEKNDDGNVYIKHSSGKYLQVSGNELRADHEGIPTRDEYGATFHMIINGSMKGDYQLGNGYGLETATEVLRNHRSNFVTQADFQFLSRNGINTVRIPVGWWIAQDPPPAPYVGGSLEYLDKAFEWAQLYEMKCIIDLHAAPGSQNGMEHSSSRDGTIDWPTSEENIKESLRAIDFLASKYGNHDALLGIELLNEPHAPNVSPGILKKYYKDGYDIVRRHSDKAYVIMCQRIGEGSNLTRLYNAIADMGLSKVVFDLHYYNLYIDLFFNKSPQQNIDYIKNERKSEIKSLNAGPLVFIGEWTNQFGNGGYSSIEYQKYGKAQLAVYGSASFGWAYWTLKIEKNRHWDLMWNIKNKTLQL, encoded by the exons CTTTGGCTCTGGACGAATTAAATGGTGCTGTAGTAAAAGGTGTGAACTTGGGTGGATGGTTGGTTCTTGAAGGATTCATTACGCGTTCACTATTTGAGGGCATTCCCAACAGAGAGATGCTT GACGGGACAAAAGTCCAGTTCAGATCTTTGAGCTTAAATAAGTATGTAAGTGCACAGAAGGGAGGAGATTCCGGCATCGTCACGGTTGACATTGACAAAGCTGATACCTGGGAAACCTTCAGA TTATGGAGACTATCTGAAAGGGACTTCCAGTTACGCACCCTCCATGGACAATTTCTATCTTGTGATGGAGAAGGAGCCACTGTCCTGGCAAAATCAGTTTCACCGGATTCAAAAGAAACATTTTCCATTGAAAAGAATGACGATGGTAATGTTTATATTAAACATTCGAGCGGTAAATATCTTCAG gTGTCTGGCAATGAGCTCAGAGCAGACCATGAAGGTATCCCTACAAGGGATGAATATGGAGCCACATTTCATATGATAATAAATGGAAGCATGAAGGGAGATTACCAGCTCGGCAATGGATATGGACTTGAAACTGCAACAGAAGTGCTTAGA AATCACAGAAGCAATTTCGTTACACAAGCAGACTTTCAGTTTCTTAGCAGAAACGGTATAAACACCGTGAGGATTCCTGTTGGGTGGTGGATTGCTCAAGATCCCCCACCAGCTCCTTATGTCGGGGGAAGTTTGGAGTATCTAGACAAAGCATTCGAATGGGCACA GCTGTATGAGATGAAATGCATAATCGACCTTCATGCAGCTCCGGGTTCCCAAAATGGTATGGAGCATAGTTCTAGCCGAGATGGTACCATTGACTGGCCCACATCTGAAGAAAACATCAAGGAAAGCCTTCGTGCCATAGATTTCCTAGCTTCCAA GTATGGAAACCATGATGCTCTATTGGGGATTGAACTTTTGAATGAACCACATGCTCCTAATGTTTCTCCCGGTATCTTAAAGAAGTACTACAAAGACGGATATGACATTGTGAGGAGACATTCGGACAAAGCTTATGTAATCATGTGTCAGAGGATTGGCGAGGGTTCAAATCTGACGAGACTTTATAATGCCATTGCCGACATGGGTTTATCGAAAGTTGTGTTTGATCTGCACTACTACAATCTCTACATTGATTTGTTCTTTAATAAGAGCCCACAACAGAACATCGATTACATAAAAAACGAAAGAAAATCTGAAATCAAATCCCTAAACGCTGGACCGCTGGTATTTATTG GGGAGTGGACGAACCAATTTGGAAATGGCGGGTACTCTTCAATAGAATATCAAAAGTATGGTAAAGCACAGTTGGCTGTTTATGGTTCAGCTTCTTTTGGATGGGCATATTGGACACTCAAGATTGAAAAAAACCGTCACTGGGATCTCATGTGGAACATCAAGAACAAAACCCTGCAGTTATAG